Part of the Terriglobia bacterium genome, AATCGTTGGCGGCCTCACCACGTTCCTGACCATGTCCTACATCGTGGTGGTCAATCCTGCCGTGTTGCGCGCCGCCGGCATTCCCCCGGGAGCGTCCATGGTGGCGACCATCGTGACCGCGATTTTCGGCACCGTGATCATGGCCGTATACGCCAATCGTCCCTTCGCTATCGCTCCCTACATGGGGGAGAACGCTTTCATCGCCTACACGGTGGTGCAGGCGCTCGGCTATCGCTGGCAAACGGCGCTGTCGGCCGTGTTTCTCGGCGGCCTACTCTTCCTGTTGTTGACGCTTTTTCGGCTGCGACAGTGGCTGGTGAGTGCCTTGCCCGAGAGCCTGCGCTACAGCTTCGCGGTGGGAATCGGGTTGTTTCTCACATTCGTGGGATTGAACGAGAGCGGTATCGTGACGCTGGGCACGCCCGGGGCTCCACTCAAGCCCGGGTACCTGATTTCGGCGCCGGTGCTGCTCGCTATTGCCGGATTCCTACTGATGGCCATGTTATTGATCCGCCGCTTCCCGGGGGCCATCCTGGTCGGAATCGTCGGCACCACAATTCTGGGCATCGTGACCGGAGTAACGCCGCGTCCGCACGCCTGGCTCAGCGCTCCGCCCAGTTTGGCGCCTGTCTTTCTCAAACTTGACTTCTCCACCGTCTTCAGTTGGAGCTTCTTTCCGGTGGTGCTGACCATCTTCGTGATGGCGTTTGTCGACACCATGGGCACGCTGATTGGGGTATCGGCTCGAGCCGGCTTTCTCGACGAAAAAGGCGAGTTGCCGCAGATCGAACGTCCCATGCTGGCGGACGCGCTGGCGACCATGTTCGCGCCGCTGGTCGGGACGACGACGGCCGGCGCCTACATCGAATCGGCTACCGGAGTCGAAGCCGGAGGGCGCACCGGCTTCGCCGCCCTGGTGACCGCCGCCTGTTTTGCGCTGACGCTGTTTGTCTCGCCCTTTGTCGCGGCCATCCCACCGCAGGCATACGGCCCAGCGCTGATCGTGGTCGGCCTGCTGATGCTCGCTCCGGTCACGCGTTTCCGCTTCGACGATTTAACGGAGGTGATCCCCGGATTCGCCGTCGTGGCGTTGATGAGCTTCACCTACAACATCGGTATCGGCATCA contains:
- a CDS encoding NCS2 family permease encodes the protein MNRPFTASPEPRASGASARLLAHFAFAQHGTNLQREIVGGLTTFLTMSYIVVVNPAVLRAAGIPPGASMVATIVTAIFGTVIMAVYANRPFAIAPYMGENAFIAYTVVQALGYRWQTALSAVFLGGLLFLLLTLFRLRQWLVSALPESLRYSFAVGIGLFLTFVGLNESGIVTLGTPGAPLKPGYLISAPVLLAIAGFLLMAMLLIRRFPGAILVGIVGTTILGIVTGVTPRPHAWLSAPPSLAPVFLKLDFSTVFSWSFFPVVLTIFVMAFVDTMGTLIGVSARAGFLDEKGELPQIERPMLADALATMFAPLVGTTTAGAYIESATGVEAGGRTGFAALVTAACFALTLFVSPFVAAIPPQAYGPALIVVGLLMLAPVTRFRFDDLTEVIPGFAVVALMSFTYNIGIGITAGLVLYPVCKVVAGRWREVRGGLWVLGILSLLFFIFYPYQ